In a single window of the Anguilla rostrata isolate EN2019 chromosome 6, ASM1855537v3, whole genome shotgun sequence genome:
- the LOC135256556 gene encoding 3',5'-cyclic-AMP phosphodiesterase 4B-like isoform X4 → MPEANYLLSVSWGYIKFKRMLNRELTHLSEMSRSGNQVSEFISSTFLDKQNEVEISPPAPKGREKKKKQQVMTQISGVKKVSHGPGLSNCGIPRFGVRSEKEDQLGKELDDLNKWGLNIFRVSEFSNHRPLTCIMYAIFQERELMKTFKIPADTFVTFMMTLEDHYHSDVAYHNSLHAADVAQSTHILLSTPALDAVFTDLEILAAIFAAAIHDVDHPGVSNQFLINTNSELALMYNDESVLENHHLAVGFKLLQEENCDIFQNLSKKQRQSLRKMVIDMVLATDMSKHMSLLADLKTMVETKKVTSSGVLLLDNYTDRIQVLRNMVHCADLSNPTKSLELYRQWTDRIMDEFFHQGDKERERGMEISPMCDKHTASVEKSQVGFIDYIVHPLWETWGDLVHPDAQDILDTLEDNRNWYQSMIPQSPSPPFYEPDKGQAGSGGDKFQFELTLEEEEGDSEEGTERDEEYSQGEEGATHSSVDYDCEGEEPAAHIEIITQDASPVDT, encoded by the exons ATGCCAGAGGCGAACTACCTGCTGTCTGTGTCCTGGGGCTACATTAAG TTCAAGAGAATGTTGAACCGGGAGCTGACGCACTTGTCGGAGATGAGTCGCTCCGGCAACCAAGTGTCCGAGTTCATCTCCAGCACCTTCCTAG ATAAGCAGAACGAGGTGGAGATCTCCCCTCCAGCACCCAAGGGcagggagaagaagaaaaagcagcaGGTGATGACCCAGATCAGCGGGGTGAAGAAGGTGTCACACGGACCCGGCCTTTCCAACTGTGGGATCCCCCGATTCGGTGTCCGATCAGAAAAGGAAGACCAGTTGGGCAAG GAACTGGACGACCTGAACAAGTGGGGCCTGAACATCTTCCGAGTGTCAGAGTTCTCCAACCACAGACCGCTCACCTGTATCATGTACGCTATCTTCCAG GAGAGAGAGCTGATGAAGACATTTAAGATCCCTGCCGACACCTTTGTGACCTTCATGATGACCCTGGAGGACCATTACCATAGCGACGTGGCATACCACAACAGCCTGCACGCCGCGGACGTGGCTCAGTCCACCCACATCCTCCTGTCCACGCCGGCGCTGGAT GCTGTCTTCACAGATCTGGAGATCCTTGCTGCCATCTTTGCTGCCGCAATCCATGACGTGGACCACCCTGGAGTCTCCAACCAGTTCCTGATCAACACCA ACTCGGAGCTGGCCCTCATGTACAATGATGAGTCGGTGCTGGAGAACCATCACCTGGCTGTGGGCTTCaagctcctgcaggaggagaactGCGACATCTTCCAGAACCTGAGCAAGAAGCAGCGGCAGTCCCTCAGGAAGATGGTCATCGACATG GTGTTAGCGACTGACATGTCTAAGCACATGAGCTTGCTGGCAGACCTGAAAACCATGGTGGAGACCAAGAAGGTGACCAGCTCTGGAGTGCTTCTGCTGGACAACTACACAGACAGAATACAG GTCCTTCGTAACATGGTGCACTGTGCTGACCTCAGTAATCCCACCAAGTCCCTGGAGCTGTACCGGCAGTGGACCGACCGCATCATGGACGAGTTCTTCCACCAGGGCGACAAAGAACGGGAGAGGGGCATGGAGATCAGCCCCATgtgtgacaaacacacagcctctgTGGAAaaatcacag GTGGGCTTCATTGACTACATCGTGCACCCTCTGTGGGAGACGTGGGGGGACCTGGTGCACCCCGACGCCCAGGACATCCTGGATACCCTGGAGGACAACCGGAACTGGTACCAGAGCATGATCCCCCAGAGCCCGTCCCCGCCATTTTACGAGCCGGACAAAGGCCAGGCCGGCAGCGGGGGGGACAAGTTCCAGTTTGAGCTgacgctggaggaggaggagggcgactCCGAGGAAGGCACGGAGCGGGACGAGGAGTACAGCCAGGGCGAGGAGGGGGCGACGCACTCCTCGGTGGACTATGACTGCGAAGGCGAGGAGCCCGCCGCTCACATAGAGATCATCACACAGGACGCCTCGCCTGTCGACACATAG